The sequence actaattttgtagttaaacatTGTCCTTGAAAAAATAATGTGACTAAAAATATACATGAATGGTCTTTCAAATTGTTACATAATAGGTTGGAGGAAGATAGCTGCAAATTGATTTGGAGctaatttcttttccttcaattgttttaatctattatcttcaatttttaaatatgattacATTTCTACTAATTTGTAATAAATAAGCAAAAACTTAATGCAAACCCACAAAACAATAAcgaaagaaattaattaaaaacataCATATATGGAATACAAATCACTTATCCCATTTTTGTGTTCCACTTTATACTCTACTTTCGTAATATGGACAAAGTTTACCTTCAAACGAATCTCTTTTAACTCATTGCATGGTGATTTATAAACAAGCtaatatcttattaaaaaaaatatgtgatgAAAATACACCAATAATTCTAGGATCACATTCCACATAACTCTTTTATGTGGCTAATTGTgagtggtgaaaaaaaaattgataagtcCTTATGAAAATGACAGGTAAATTCTCAGAGTTTGCCACATAGGACATTTTtagaaaagaatataataaagaCTGTGATGCTAGaataactccaaaaaaaaaaaaaaaagtgtgcttAGTTAGCGTGTTTGATTAAGAGTGTTTGAATCACAATTATCAATTTAGAGTATTTAAACattgtattttgaaaacacattctaatcagtttttagtttttgagtaataatattgtaaatatattgaaaatcaTGAGACCCACATAATTTGACCAAACACTCCATATATGACAATTGGTAGGAccctctttctcttcctttcttattctttgtctctctttctaAAAACTCACATCTACTAATAATCTTACAGTTTTACTTTACATATGAAATaagtcatcttttttttttttttaaatacatatacataacaaatacatttatgttttttttttttacttttgaaaatatattattaaaaatataatactaaacacattttttgcattataaGTACTTTAAAAATGcgtttttacaacacttttttaaAGCAtaattttcacataattttaAAAGATGTTTGCACTCACATGCCAAACTTGGCCCTAATCTTTTTCCAACACATCCACACATATTTTGGCTCAACTAAGTACACATATTTTGGCACAACTAACTATAAGACAGTGTTATCCAACAATTCCAACaacaatcaccaaaaaaaaaaaaaattataattataatgggGCAGTTTGGTACTTATCATAAGGTAGGTTACCCTTTAATCCAAAGACAGAGTTTGGCCTTTAGGCCCATATATTCGATAGCCTTACCTATCTATCCTTCTTTGCGTGTCAAATTCGGtctttcatttctctctccctctgcaGTACAATTCTCGaacacagaaaaagaaaaaagaaaactagggttagggtttgggtttaACTCAGTCGAGCTAAATGGAAGAAATCACGGACGGAGTGAACGCCATGAACCTGGTCGGAGATTCCCACAAGAAGAACCGAATCCAAGTCTCCAACACGAAGAAACCCTTGTTCTTCTACGTCAATCTCGCCaaggttctctctctcaaactacATCTATTCTTTTCGATCTGTGCTTTGGGTATTTTATGCTGGTGccaaaattagtattttttttttttttttaatttttagggattAATTGTAATGTTGGTTATGATTTGCCTTTTTTGTAATTGGTCTTCAATTGCGTTTACAGAGGTATATGCAACAGCATAACGAGGTTGAGCTCTCTGCTCTTGGAATGGGTAATGTTCCATTCACCTATCATATCCCAGCTTTTGTGTTAATCAAATCCAATGGCAGTTCTGTGTAATTGTATGTATGTATTCTTATAAATTGCACAGTGTTGTATATGAGTTGGTAAATGTGGAAACTATTAACTACTAgctgtttgtttatttgggttTGATTAAGATAcagttttcatttcttttaccTAATCTAATTATAGATTACCATGGGGAGGTGTGTAGGGCTGGGATTTAGTTGTCTAAATATGATGTGAATTCTAGTTCTGATTTGTCTGTAGTTGTGGGGTTGGTGTCTCGGTAGTTTTGATTGCAAAGCGAAGTGGTATTGTAATTTGTTTACCatgaattagaaaattttctaGCCAAGAGCCTTGAAGCTCAACTAGTTGGCACTTTCTTCTTTCCGACAGAGAGTACatccagggttcaaatccccccaaccccaactatcgaattatcaaaaattagaaaattttctcAGATTCAGTGGAGGTGTTCCTAACTTCTAAGCATTCTATTTGTGTTATCAGAAGGCCAGATTATTCCTGCTTTGTTCTTGTAATCTTTTCTTGCTGCTTCTGATTTCTTTAAAATAGCCATATATGCGTTCATGTACATTTGATATGCCTTTTGTATATGTAAGTATCATTGGGGTCTGGTTCTTTAGGTGAGGCTCTTTTCTTTACAGAGTGGTTCCCTTTATGGCTTAGGAATTCATGGTCAGCGTACTTGATGTGTTATACTCCATGTCTATTGATAAACAGTAAATAGACCTGATGTGGCTATGCTTGACTCAGATTAACTGTTATTGTTAGGTTGTGTCTTAGTATTGTTGCATCCTCACATTTAACTGACTAGTCTTAGTATCTGTCCTGATTGCAGCTATTGCCACAGTCGTTACAATAgcagaaattttgaaaaacaatggATTGGCTGTTGAGAAGAGTAAGATTTTGTCTTCATGTGTATTTGTAATGTTTTGAGCTTACAATTAACTTTGATTCTCATTGAAAATAATATTCACTTTCGGCAGAGATCATGACCTCAACTGTTGATATCAAGGATGACTCAAGGGGGCGACCCATCCAAAAAGCAAAGGTAAAGTTAATGCTATGTGTCACGATTCCCATTGGTATGGCATACTTTGCCCAACATGCATGGAAAGTGGGTCTTTGCAGAATGAGGTCCTTATGAATTTGTCTTAGCCACAATGAATCATCTTGCTTATTTCTAGTTATTCTATGATACTTCTGCTATGTCTGTTATATTCAAATGGTGATGTAGGTATGGGCATCAAAATTTGGTGAAAGTGAAACATGCACATGCgtgcatgcacacacacacaacatgcaatgtATTCTTTGTATTGATATGTAGTTATGATGAATTTCCCACCAAATATACTGAATTCTTTTTTCAATCTCCcgttgagaggttgatagctgATGGGTAACGGTTTATTGTGCTCTCAGATTGAAATATTGCTGGGGAAGACTGAAAACTTTGATGAATTGATGGCGGCTGCTGCAGAGGAAAGGGAAGCTGCAGAGGCCGAAGAGCAAGGTTGAAGGGGTTTGTTTTGTAGTGTCTGGTTTGgcttgttcttgttgttctaaTACTGGTGAATGCACTTTattgtcaattttattttaggagatTTGTAGGTATCTAAAACATTGTGATCCTGAGGAGTTTGTTAACCTTCCGTGAAAATTTTGTCTAGTGTAGAAACCAAAACTGTCTGTTATTCAAAAGTTGATTctcttatctaaattttggcTTCTGTTTTGCCAAGCATATCTAATTTGACACTTTTGTTTAGAATATGCATCATAGTTGAAAGATTATTGTAGAATTGTACTTTCCATATATTTGGATATTTGATTTGGGGTCAGTTCTTTGCATCTACATTCCCAGCATGGTAATTTCAAGTTACGTATATGTACACTTTTATTTTGGGGGGGAGTTTCCTGAACGccttttgataagtaaaaatgcttaattaaaataaaatgaaaatagggTACACAGTAAGTGTATTAACAAGCCTGCAGAGGGTGAAAAACTATGATGCATGGAAAGTACAACTATTTAGTAAATCAAACAAAGAGCAAGAGggtttgatatattttttactGTTTCTGttacatatgtgtgtgtgtgtgtgtgtgtgtgtgtgtgtgtgagagagagagagagagagagagagagagatttgatgTCCAAGAAATGTTGAAGTTttcggggaaaaaaaaaatacaatgcgTCTGGTTTGATCAAAATTTATATCGTGCTTCATGTTTCGACATCCATGGGGACTGGAATCAAATGTCTCGTCTAATTAAAAATTACTGTATTGCAACGTAATCTTTTTATGAGGTTGCTTTGCTGTCTTAATcaacaaatttacaaattatgcaataaaatatccctaaaattatttagcaaaatgcttatggttttaaaaatcgatttttacaaaatcaagttttatgtAAAACTCAAtattctcaaaattgagttttatgtatatttttaagtggaaCTTGACATTAGTAATATTgagtttcacttaaattttcaaaaaaatttaagtggcaaaatatgcataaaactcGACATTGTTAATGTCGAATTCTATCTGTAACTCGATTTCGAGTTTCAAAAACAGGaatattttgctaaataatttcaaaatattggtATTTTGTTGCATTATTTGTAAATTAGATATGATTCTTAATTGACTCATTGGAATTAGATATGATTCT is a genomic window of Quercus lobata isolate SW786 chromosome 2, ValleyOak3.0 Primary Assembly, whole genome shotgun sequence containing:
- the LOC115977051 gene encoding uncharacterized protein At2g34160-like — its product is MEEITDGVNAMNLVGDSHKKNRIQVSNTKKPLFFYVNLAKRYMQQHNEVELSALGMAIATVVTIAEILKNNGLAVEKKIMTSTVDIKDDSRGRPIQKAKIEILLGKTENFDELMAAAAEEREAAEAEEQG